One genomic window of Medicago truncatula cultivar Jemalong A17 chromosome 1, MtrunA17r5.0-ANR, whole genome shotgun sequence includes the following:
- the LOC11433311 gene encoding uncharacterized protein: MDEECNSSQQSILTVQSASKVMSEKRVNSHLGDKHEPLRKRVKMKDLESVVAAEKAIGKENIVQSSFGDNEMSQITKVPLTVDVNVSKEEQDGRSTSGSPRVLDLNTEVCGTRYPSLYPDKSSGFGEKLSKDKELLSEKQEREQLGGGDVNTRGINVDLNAEDDTRSVNVGPTNFHKEHGHFKSKDLSESGSSAEPPKERDPMRIWTEMKRNGFISTSTVHGGIPVPKKRGRKSKSEILEQKMELAKREQINRFTKIAAPSGLLNDLNPGIINHVRNRKQVQTIIESLVTEKHENRSIGSRQAAHRMSGSTGVNKRDLEHVKDASKHQPTFYHEQARKSHVTKNESSWILEGKGYDRDAYNVEKAGLKDCASNASHVTEDDILSLKLSSSMKASVSSTNMSNEESSNVTTVSSLSLKAATVASQWLELLHQDIKGRLAALRRSRRRVRSVITTELPFLMSKEFGADQNYDPCGMKFPEGLPTSKIAELHQARWTALFDHMDEALIEEEKQLESWLNQIKEKQLLCDQGVQHINWSKGYGLPQLATSENHSRSSQIDISEKELAVNAAAASIYSTCNFLTSELSCI; the protein is encoded by the exons ATGGATGAAGAATGCAATTCATCGCAGCAATCGATTTTGACCGTCCAATCTGCTTCAAAG GTTATGAGTGAGAAGAGGGTTAATAGCCACTTGGGAGATAAGCATGAACCCCTTAGAAAACGTGTCAAAATGAAAGATCTTGAATCCGTGGTTGCTGCAG AAAAGGCAATTGGGAAAGAAAACATTGTTCAATCGTCATTTGGTGATAATGAGATGTCACAAATCACCAAGGTGCCTTTGACAGTGGACGTCAATGTTTCAAAAGAAGAGCAAGATGGAAGGAGCACATCGGGTAGTCCCAGGGTATTGGATCTTAACACTGAAGTTTGTGGTACCAGGTATCCTTCTTTGTATCCGGATAAAAGCAGCGGATTTGGTGAGAAACTCAGTAAGGACAAGGAATTGTTGTCGGAAAAGCAGGAAAGAGAACAACTTGGTGGTGGTGATGTGAACACGAGAGGAATTAATGTGGATCTCAACGCAGAAGATGATACTAGGTCCGTGAATGTGGGACCAACAAATTTTCACAAAGAACATGGTCATTTTAAGTCAAAGGATTTGTCTGAGAGTGGGAGCAGTGCTGAACCTCCAAAGGAGAGAGATCCAATGAGAATATGGACAGAGATGAAGCGAAATGGTTTTATTTCAACTTCAACTGTTCATGGAGGCATTCCGGTGCCAAAGAAACGCGGGAGGAAAAGTAAGAGTGAAATTCTTGAGCAAAAAATGGAGCTTGCAAAGAGAGAACAAATCAACAGGTTTACAAAGATTGCAGCTCCAAGTGGACTACTGAATGATTTAAACCCTGGGATTATTAATCATGTAAGAAATAGAAAACAGGTCCAAACAATTATTGAATCTCTGGTAACTGAAAAACACGAAAAtaggagcataggaagtaggCAAGCAGCACATCGAATGAGTGGAAGTACAGGCGTTAACAAGAGGGACCTAGAACATGTGAAAGATGCGAGTAAGCATCAGCCTACTTTTTATCATGAACAAGCACGAAAGAGTCATGTGACAAAGAACGAGTCCTCATGGATTTTGGAGGGTAAAGGTTATGATCGTGACGCATACAATGTAGAAAAAGCTGGCCTTAAAGATTGTGCATCAAATGCAAGTCATGTCACAGAAGATGACATTTTATCGCTGAAATTGTCATCTTCAATGAAGGCGTCAGTCAGTTCCACCAATATGTCGAATGAAGAATCATCAAATGTTACAACGGTTTCATCTCTTTCTCTAAAAG CTGCTACTGTTGCTTCTCAATGGTTGGAGCTTCTACATCAAGACATCAAAGGGCGTCTTGCGG CTTTGCGTCGCAGTAGGAGGAGAGTTCGATCTGTAATCACTACTGAGTTGCCTTTCCTTATGTCGAAGGAATTTGGAGCTGACCAGAATTATGATCCTTGTGGCATGAAATTTCCTGAGGGACTTCCCACTAGTAAAATAGCAGAGTTGCATCAGGCAAGATGGACTGCGTTGTTTGATCATATGGATGAAGCACTTATTGAAGAGGAAAAGCAACTT GAAAGTTGGttgaatcaaataaaagaaaagcaaTTGCTATGTGATCAGGGCGTGCAACATATAAACTGGAGCAAGGGTTATGGTTTACCACAGTTGGCAACTTCAGAAAACCACTCCAG ATCATCACAAATAGACATCTCGGAGAAAGAGTTAGCTGTTAATGCAGCAGCAGCTTCCATATACTCAACATGCAATTTTCTAACGTCAGAGTTGAGTTGCATTTGA
- the LOC11429773 gene encoding 54S ribosomal protein L24, mitochondrial, with amino-acid sequence MAFRGKEMMKKVLKKVGDKNLTPRAKESIEKWLPKNKVVMGRAKRGLFAGKHIQFGNSVSEDGGNRTRRTWKPNVQDKRLFSYILDRHIRIKVTTHALRCIDKAGGIDEYLLKTPYQKMDTEIGVLWKSKIEKLYEELGKKEVVFFSPEDEAKFEQGFKDLRLSEREARKEVRKIMHASMNKHKLIEVESKDGDEGAAKIEGEISLDSSKRLVPVSYVLAPDRLKVGDYISN; translated from the exons ATGGCTTTTAGAGGAAAAGAGATGATGAAGAAAGTTCTGAAAAAGGTTGGAGACAAGAATTTGACTCCACGAGCGAAGGAATCGATAGAGAAATGGCTTCCCAAAAACAAAGTTGTTATGGGTCGTGCAAAACGTGGTCTTTTTGCGGGGAAACATATTCAGTTTGGGAATAGTGTTAGTGAAGATGGTGGTAACAG GACAAGGAGAACATGGAAACCTAATGTACAAGATAAGAGGCTCTTTAGCTATATCCTAGATCGTCATATTCGTATTAAAGTTACCACTCACGCCCTCCGTTGCATCGACAAGGCAGGCGGAATTGATGAGTACTTGCTGAAGACTCCTTATCAAAAGATGGACACAGAAATAGGTGTCTTGTGGAAGTCAAAGATTGAGAAGTTGTACGAAGAGCTTGGAAAGAAAGAGGTTGTATTCTTTTCACCGGAGGATGAAGCAAAGTTTGAACAGGGCTTTAAAGATTTGAGATTATCTGAACGGGAAGCACGAAAAGAAGTCAGAAAAATAATGCATGCCAGCATGAACAAGCACAAACTAATTGAGGTAGAAAGTAAAGATGGTGACGAGGGAGCTGCTAAAATTGAGGGAGAAATCTCACTCGATTCATCTAAGCGATTGGTTCCTGTCTCATACGTTTTAGCTCCTGACAGGCTCAAAGTTGGAGATTATATATCTAATTGA
- the LOC11438261 gene encoding protein PEP-RELATED DEVELOPMENT ARRESTED 1, chloroplastic, with protein sequence MFGASSILFPLSTQASPYIFPNLTTSTYQECFKLKQNLVKVKKKNRLIVLSSSSSSDTSYEVGGGFPLNELLNRNKNSEEDTSAQREALLKGGDQVISVLQEMITLLEDMDMDEESEKVAVELAAQGVIGKRVDQMESDFMMALDYMIELAEKDQDDKRKSLLEVIKETVLSHLTKKCPPQVQVIGLLCRTPKKESRYELLRRVAAGGGLFKGENDLKIHIPGANLNDIANQADDLLETMETRPVVPDRKLLARLVLIREEARDMMGGGILDERNDRGLYTLPPAEVNFLTKLVALKPGKVVLDMIRNVMLGKDEGADNSGNDDDDRVSIGITGRASVTGRKPHPVRPGMFLETVSKVLSGIYAGSDNGITAQHLEWVHQKTLQVLQEIAFN encoded by the exons ATGTTTGGCGCTTCTTCAATTTTGTTCCCTCTATCCACACAAGCATCTCCTTACATTTTTCCAAACTTAACAACTTCCACTTACCAAGAGTGTTTTAAGTTGAAGCAGAATCTGGTAAAAGTTAAAAAGAAGAATCGATTAATTGTGTtaagcagcagcagcagcagcgaTACGAGTTATGAAGTTGGTGGTGGATTTCCACTTAACGAACTTCTTAACCGAAATAAAAACTCAGAGGAGGATACTTCTGCTCAACGTGAAGCACTTCTTAAAGGTGGTGATCAAGTTATCTCCGTTCTTCAAGAAATGATTACCCTT TTGGAAGATATGGATATGGATGAAGAATCTGAGAAAGTAGCTGTGGAGTTGGCTGCACAAGGAGTTATTGGTAAGAGAGTTGATCAGATGGAATCTGATTTCATGATGGCCCTTGATTACATGATCGAGCTTGCTGAGAAGGACCAGGATGATAAG CGCAAGTCACTGTTGGAAGTTATCAAAGAGACAGTATTATCACATCTAACTAAAAAATGCCCACCCCAG GTTCAAGTAATTGGTCTTCTATGTAGAACTCCCAAAAAGGAAAGTAGATATGAATTGTTGCGCCGAGTTGCAGCTGGTGGAGGTTTATTTAAAGGCGAGAATGACTTGAAGATTCATATCCCAGGGGCAAATCTAAATGACATAGCTAACCAGGCTGATGATTTATTAGAG ACAATGGAAACTCGTCCTGTTGTGCCAGATCGTAAACTGCTTGCAAGGCTTGTTTTGATTAGAGAAGAAGCTCGTGATATGATGGGAGGGGGGATTTTGGATGAAAGAAATGACCGTGGATTATATACTCTACCTCCGGCTGAG GTGAACTTCTTAACTAAATTGGTGGCCTTAAAACCTGGGAAAGTTGTGCTGGATATGATAAGAAATGTGATGCTCGGAAAAGATGAAGGTGCAGACAACTCTGGCAACGATGATGACGACAGGGTTTCAATAGGAATTACTGGAAGG GCAAGTGTGACAGGACGGAAGCCACATCCTGTACGCCCTGGCATGTTTCTCGAAACAGTCTCTAAG GTTTTGTCTGGTATATATGCTGGATCTGACAATGGTATCACTGCACAACATCTGGAATGG GTTCATCAAAAGACACTTCAAGTCCTTCAGGAGATAGCATTTAACTAG
- the LOC112418699 gene encoding metal-nicotianamine transporter YSL3 isoform X2, giving the protein MIPMGNISNEEQELREIENLEREDVEKVGIDVEDGSGIAPWTKQFTIRGLITSILIGIVYSVIVLKLNLTTGLVPNLNVSVALLGFVFIKLWTKILEKANIVSTPFTRQENTIIQTCAVACYSPSFGGGFGSYLLGLNRATYERVGGASIPGNTPDTKETGIGWMTGFLFVTYFVGLTALIPFRKVKGFTRFFSFSLLWSFFQWFYAGDGQCGFAQFPTFGLKAWKNTFYFDFSMTYVGAGMICSHLVNLSLLFGAVVSWGIMWPLIRVLKGNWFPESLPESSMKSLNGYKVFISIALILGDGLYNFIKILYFSTLNFQAYMKKKDHKADSFTNNSQNRTLDDLTRDEFFVKESIPIWLACVGYVGLTVISITVIPLIFPQVKWYFVVVAYLLAPILGFCNAYGAGLTDMNMSYNYGKVALFILAALGGKSNGVVAGLVACGLIKSLASTSADLMQDFKTSYLTLTSPRSMLVSQTIGTAIGCVVAPLTASIFYHTYDVGNPDGEYKSPYAIIYRNMAILGVEGFSALPSHCLQFCYGFFAFALLANLLRDWNPKNIGKWVPLPMAMAVPFVVGAYFAIDMCVGSLVVFVWSWMKKEEAGLMIPAVASGLICGDGIWVLPSSLLAWFKVHPPICMNFLANK; this is encoded by the exons ATGATTCCGATGGGCAATATAAGCAATGAAGAACAAGAACTCAGAGAgattgagaatttagagagagaagatgTAGAAAAGGTTGGAATTGATGTAGAAGATGGGAGTGGAATAGCACCATGGACAAAACAGTTCACAATTAGAGGACTAATAACTAGCATCCTTATTGGTATAGTGTATAGTGTGATTGTGCTGAAGCTGAACCTCACAACTGGTCTAGTTCCTAATCTCAATGTTTCAGTGGCACTTCTTGGCTTTGTGTTCATTAAACTTTGGACTAAGATTCTTGAGAAAGCAAATATTGTTTCAACACCTTTCACTAGACAGGAGAATACCATAATTCAGACTTGTGCTGTTGCATGCTACAGTCCATCTTTTGGAg GTGGTTTTGGATCTTACCTTTTGGGTTTGAATAGGGCGACATATGAGCGAGTTGGGGGGGCTAGTATACCAGGGAATACTCCTGACACCAAGGAAACTGGAATTGGTTGGATGACAGGCTTTCTCTTTGTTACTTACTTTGTTGGGCTAACAGCATTAATTCCCTTTAGAAAG GTTAAGGGTTTCACGCGGTTCTTCTCGTTCAGTTTGCTCTGGTCTTTCTTCCAATGGTTCTATGCTGGTGATGGCCAATGCGGATTTGCTCAGTTTCCTACTTTTGGGTTGAAAGCATGGAAAAACAC aTTTTACTTTGATTTCAGCATGACATATGTTGGAGCAGGAATGATCTGTTCTCATCTTGTCAATTTATCGTTGCTTTTTGGTGCTGTGGTTTCATGGGGTATTATGTGGCCGTTGATCAGAGTACTAAAAGGAAATTGGTTCCCTGAAAGTTTACCAGAGAGTAGCATGAAGAGTCTTAATGGTTACAAG GTTTTTATTTCCATTGCATTAATCCTTGGTGATGGGCTctacaattttatcaaaattctaTATTTCAGTACCTTAAATTTTCAGGCCTATATGAAAAAGAAGGATCACAAAGCAG ATTCCTTTACAAATAATAGCCAGAACCGGACTCTAGACGATCTAACACGCGATGAATTCTTTGTAAAAGAAAGCATCCCAATATGGTTAGCATGTGTAGGGTATGTGGGACTCACCGTAATTTCAATCACAGTTATCCCTCTCATATTCCCACAAGTGAAGTGGTACTTTGTGGTGGTTGCGTATCTCCTAGCACCAATTCTTGGCTTCTGCAATGCTTATGGTGCCGGCTTAACCGACATGAACATGTCCTATAACTATGGAAAAGTAGCACTTTTCATTCTTGCAGCCCTAGGAGGAAAAAGTAATGGTGTTGTTGCTGGACTTGTAGCATGCGGACTAATAAAATCTCTAGCTTCAACTTCAGCTGATTTAATGCAAGATTTCAAAACTAGTTATTTAACTCTAACTTCACCAAGATCAATGCTTGTATCACAAACAATTGGTACAGCAATAGGTTGTGTTGTAGCACCACTCACAGCCTCTATTTTCTATCATACATATGATGTTGGAAACCCTGATGGTGAATACAAATCACCATATGCTATCATCTATAGAAACATGGCAATTCTTGGTGTTGAAGGCTTTTCAGCACTACCAAGTCATTGCTTGCAATTCTGTTATGGGTTTTTTGCATTTGCTTTGTTGGCTAACTTGTTGAGAGATTGGAATCCTAAAAATATTGGAAAGTGGGTCCCACTTCCAATGGCAATGGCTGTACCTTTTGTTGTAGGTGCTTACTTTGCCATTGACATGTGTGTGGGAAGTTTGGTAGTGTTTGTTTGGAGTTGGATGAAAAAAGAGGAAGCAGGTTTGATGATTCCAGCTGTTGCTTCTGGTTTGATTTGTGGAGATGGGATATGGGTTCTTCCTTCATCTCTTCTTGCTTGGTTTAAGGTTCATCCACCAATTTGCATGAACTTCTTGGCAAATAAGTAG
- the LOC112418699 gene encoding metal-nicotianamine transporter YSL3 isoform X1, producing the protein MIPMGNISNEEQELREIENLEREDVEKVGIDVEDGSGIAPWTKQFTIRGLITSILIGIVYSVIVLKLNLTTGLVPNLNVSVALLGFVFIKLWTKILEKANIVSTPFTRQENTIIQTCAVACYSPSFGGGFGSYLLGLNRATYERVGGASIPGNTPDTKETGIGWMTGFLFVTYFVGLTALIPFRKMMIIDSKLPYPSGTATGVLINGFHTPKGNVMAKKQVKGFTRFFSFSLLWSFFQWFYAGDGQCGFAQFPTFGLKAWKNTFYFDFSMTYVGAGMICSHLVNLSLLFGAVVSWGIMWPLIRVLKGNWFPESLPESSMKSLNGYKVFISIALILGDGLYNFIKILYFSTLNFQAYMKKKDHKADSFTNNSQNRTLDDLTRDEFFVKESIPIWLACVGYVGLTVISITVIPLIFPQVKWYFVVVAYLLAPILGFCNAYGAGLTDMNMSYNYGKVALFILAALGGKSNGVVAGLVACGLIKSLASTSADLMQDFKTSYLTLTSPRSMLVSQTIGTAIGCVVAPLTASIFYHTYDVGNPDGEYKSPYAIIYRNMAILGVEGFSALPSHCLQFCYGFFAFALLANLLRDWNPKNIGKWVPLPMAMAVPFVVGAYFAIDMCVGSLVVFVWSWMKKEEAGLMIPAVASGLICGDGIWVLPSSLLAWFKVHPPICMNFLANK; encoded by the exons ATGATTCCGATGGGCAATATAAGCAATGAAGAACAAGAACTCAGAGAgattgagaatttagagagagaagatgTAGAAAAGGTTGGAATTGATGTAGAAGATGGGAGTGGAATAGCACCATGGACAAAACAGTTCACAATTAGAGGACTAATAACTAGCATCCTTATTGGTATAGTGTATAGTGTGATTGTGCTGAAGCTGAACCTCACAACTGGTCTAGTTCCTAATCTCAATGTTTCAGTGGCACTTCTTGGCTTTGTGTTCATTAAACTTTGGACTAAGATTCTTGAGAAAGCAAATATTGTTTCAACACCTTTCACTAGACAGGAGAATACCATAATTCAGACTTGTGCTGTTGCATGCTACAGTCCATCTTTTGGAg GTGGTTTTGGATCTTACCTTTTGGGTTTGAATAGGGCGACATATGAGCGAGTTGGGGGGGCTAGTATACCAGGGAATACTCCTGACACCAAGGAAACTGGAATTGGTTGGATGACAGGCTTTCTCTTTGTTACTTACTTTGTTGGGCTAACAGCATTAATTCCCTTTAGAAAG ATGATGATAATAGACTCTAAATTACCTTATCCAAGTGGAACTGCTACTGGTGTTCTTATTAATGGATTCCATACTCCTAAAGGAAATGTCATGGCCAA GAAGCAGGTTAAGGGTTTCACGCGGTTCTTCTCGTTCAGTTTGCTCTGGTCTTTCTTCCAATGGTTCTATGCTGGTGATGGCCAATGCGGATTTGCTCAGTTTCCTACTTTTGGGTTGAAAGCATGGAAAAACAC aTTTTACTTTGATTTCAGCATGACATATGTTGGAGCAGGAATGATCTGTTCTCATCTTGTCAATTTATCGTTGCTTTTTGGTGCTGTGGTTTCATGGGGTATTATGTGGCCGTTGATCAGAGTACTAAAAGGAAATTGGTTCCCTGAAAGTTTACCAGAGAGTAGCATGAAGAGTCTTAATGGTTACAAG GTTTTTATTTCCATTGCATTAATCCTTGGTGATGGGCTctacaattttatcaaaattctaTATTTCAGTACCTTAAATTTTCAGGCCTATATGAAAAAGAAGGATCACAAAGCAG ATTCCTTTACAAATAATAGCCAGAACCGGACTCTAGACGATCTAACACGCGATGAATTCTTTGTAAAAGAAAGCATCCCAATATGGTTAGCATGTGTAGGGTATGTGGGACTCACCGTAATTTCAATCACAGTTATCCCTCTCATATTCCCACAAGTGAAGTGGTACTTTGTGGTGGTTGCGTATCTCCTAGCACCAATTCTTGGCTTCTGCAATGCTTATGGTGCCGGCTTAACCGACATGAACATGTCCTATAACTATGGAAAAGTAGCACTTTTCATTCTTGCAGCCCTAGGAGGAAAAAGTAATGGTGTTGTTGCTGGACTTGTAGCATGCGGACTAATAAAATCTCTAGCTTCAACTTCAGCTGATTTAATGCAAGATTTCAAAACTAGTTATTTAACTCTAACTTCACCAAGATCAATGCTTGTATCACAAACAATTGGTACAGCAATAGGTTGTGTTGTAGCACCACTCACAGCCTCTATTTTCTATCATACATATGATGTTGGAAACCCTGATGGTGAATACAAATCACCATATGCTATCATCTATAGAAACATGGCAATTCTTGGTGTTGAAGGCTTTTCAGCACTACCAAGTCATTGCTTGCAATTCTGTTATGGGTTTTTTGCATTTGCTTTGTTGGCTAACTTGTTGAGAGATTGGAATCCTAAAAATATTGGAAAGTGGGTCCCACTTCCAATGGCAATGGCTGTACCTTTTGTTGTAGGTGCTTACTTTGCCATTGACATGTGTGTGGGAAGTTTGGTAGTGTTTGTTTGGAGTTGGATGAAAAAAGAGGAAGCAGGTTTGATGATTCCAGCTGTTGCTTCTGGTTTGATTTGTGGAGATGGGATATGGGTTCTTCCTTCATCTCTTCTTGCTTGGTTTAAGGTTCATCCACCAATTTGCATGAACTTCTTGGCAAATAAGTAG
- the LOC112418699 gene encoding metal-nicotianamine transporter YSL3 isoform X3 has protein sequence MTGFLFVTYFVGLTALIPFRKMMIIDSKLPYPSGTATGVLINGFHTPKGNVMAKKQVKGFTRFFSFSLLWSFFQWFYAGDGQCGFAQFPTFGLKAWKNTFYFDFSMTYVGAGMICSHLVNLSLLFGAVVSWGIMWPLIRVLKGNWFPESLPESSMKSLNGYKVFISIALILGDGLYNFIKILYFSTLNFQAYMKKKDHKADSFTNNSQNRTLDDLTRDEFFVKESIPIWLACVGYVGLTVISITVIPLIFPQVKWYFVVVAYLLAPILGFCNAYGAGLTDMNMSYNYGKVALFILAALGGKSNGVVAGLVACGLIKSLASTSADLMQDFKTSYLTLTSPRSMLVSQTIGTAIGCVVAPLTASIFYHTYDVGNPDGEYKSPYAIIYRNMAILGVEGFSALPSHCLQFCYGFFAFALLANLLRDWNPKNIGKWVPLPMAMAVPFVVGAYFAIDMCVGSLVVFVWSWMKKEEAGLMIPAVASGLICGDGIWVLPSSLLAWFKVHPPICMNFLANK, from the exons ATGACAGGCTTTCTCTTTGTTACTTACTTTGTTGGGCTAACAGCATTAATTCCCTTTAGAAAG ATGATGATAATAGACTCTAAATTACCTTATCCAAGTGGAACTGCTACTGGTGTTCTTATTAATGGATTCCATACTCCTAAAGGAAATGTCATGGCCAA GAAGCAGGTTAAGGGTTTCACGCGGTTCTTCTCGTTCAGTTTGCTCTGGTCTTTCTTCCAATGGTTCTATGCTGGTGATGGCCAATGCGGATTTGCTCAGTTTCCTACTTTTGGGTTGAAAGCATGGAAAAACAC aTTTTACTTTGATTTCAGCATGACATATGTTGGAGCAGGAATGATCTGTTCTCATCTTGTCAATTTATCGTTGCTTTTTGGTGCTGTGGTTTCATGGGGTATTATGTGGCCGTTGATCAGAGTACTAAAAGGAAATTGGTTCCCTGAAAGTTTACCAGAGAGTAGCATGAAGAGTCTTAATGGTTACAAG GTTTTTATTTCCATTGCATTAATCCTTGGTGATGGGCTctacaattttatcaaaattctaTATTTCAGTACCTTAAATTTTCAGGCCTATATGAAAAAGAAGGATCACAAAGCAG ATTCCTTTACAAATAATAGCCAGAACCGGACTCTAGACGATCTAACACGCGATGAATTCTTTGTAAAAGAAAGCATCCCAATATGGTTAGCATGTGTAGGGTATGTGGGACTCACCGTAATTTCAATCACAGTTATCCCTCTCATATTCCCACAAGTGAAGTGGTACTTTGTGGTGGTTGCGTATCTCCTAGCACCAATTCTTGGCTTCTGCAATGCTTATGGTGCCGGCTTAACCGACATGAACATGTCCTATAACTATGGAAAAGTAGCACTTTTCATTCTTGCAGCCCTAGGAGGAAAAAGTAATGGTGTTGTTGCTGGACTTGTAGCATGCGGACTAATAAAATCTCTAGCTTCAACTTCAGCTGATTTAATGCAAGATTTCAAAACTAGTTATTTAACTCTAACTTCACCAAGATCAATGCTTGTATCACAAACAATTGGTACAGCAATAGGTTGTGTTGTAGCACCACTCACAGCCTCTATTTTCTATCATACATATGATGTTGGAAACCCTGATGGTGAATACAAATCACCATATGCTATCATCTATAGAAACATGGCAATTCTTGGTGTTGAAGGCTTTTCAGCACTACCAAGTCATTGCTTGCAATTCTGTTATGGGTTTTTTGCATTTGCTTTGTTGGCTAACTTGTTGAGAGATTGGAATCCTAAAAATATTGGAAAGTGGGTCCCACTTCCAATGGCAATGGCTGTACCTTTTGTTGTAGGTGCTTACTTTGCCATTGACATGTGTGTGGGAAGTTTGGTAGTGTTTGTTTGGAGTTGGATGAAAAAAGAGGAAGCAGGTTTGATGATTCCAGCTGTTGCTTCTGGTTTGATTTGTGGAGATGGGATATGGGTTCTTCCTTCATCTCTTCTTGCTTGGTTTAAGGTTCATCCACCAATTTGCATGAACTTCTTGGCAAATAAGTAG